Proteins encoded within one genomic window of Bombina bombina isolate aBomBom1 chromosome 1, aBomBom1.pri, whole genome shotgun sequence:
- the LOC128657781 gene encoding ribonuclease H-like: protein MVQLPNPVITAGSLPFVSAQASELEALAQAFRGFAMKDVTIYTDSRYAFGVVHDFGVIWQNRGFVAADGKSISHSTLVQELLDAIKLPHKLAIVKCKGHSTDSTDIRFCNDFADTIAKEAALQGSPHPDYLNTNTQ from the coding sequence ATGGTACAGTTGCCTAACCCAGTGATTACTGCTGGTTCCCTGCCTTTTGTGTCAGCTCAGGCATCTGAACTGGAAGCCCTAGCTCAGGCATTTAGAGGGTTTGCAATGAAAGATGTGACCATTTACACTGACTCAAGGTATGCGTTtggagttgtgcatgattttggagtgATTTGGCAGAATAGAGGTTTTGTTGCTGCTGATGGTAAGAGTATCTCACATTCTACACTGGTACAGGAACTCTTGGATGCAATTAAATTGCCACATAAGCTAgcaattgttaaatgtaaaggTCACAGTACTGACTCCACTGACATTAGATTTTGTAATGATTTTGCAGATACAATAGCAAAAGAAGCTGCACTTCAGGGTTCACCACACCCTGACTATCTCAACACTAATACTCAGTAA